A single window of Hoyosella subflava DQS3-9A1 DNA harbors:
- a CDS encoding site-specific integrase encodes MTTLDRPPAGGTAPGDLSDEATFRAEYGARMRQALRAPNTHRAYNSDRTHFETWCEKRGITALPAGEQTLIGYLLYWGDPAATRHCDEVLLSPVTLARRISGLKAWHAATMQPWPQYRSGEDNLIAYTLDYIARAQKATPGRARALSLKKLDAAARALPATPLGRRNKAILLTGFYGAFRRSELISIDLADVTFDDDHDDGMILHLRASKTDQKGSGRYIPINYQASDTCPVMAVKQWLQIRGQRPGPLFTNIGGSRNGNRDARLSPATITHIVKNAVHAIGEDSNTYSAHSLRSGFVTTAAKKGVPVRLIRQQTGHASYEMLDRYIHTTANLTDNATRYLR; translated from the coding sequence GTGACGACACTCGACCGGCCGCCAGCGGGCGGCACAGCGCCTGGTGACCTGTCGGATGAAGCGACCTTCCGTGCTGAATACGGGGCGCGTATGCGACAGGCGCTGCGCGCACCAAACACCCACCGCGCCTACAACTCCGACCGGACGCACTTCGAAACCTGGTGCGAAAAACGAGGAATAACCGCGCTGCCCGCCGGGGAGCAAACCCTGATCGGCTACCTTCTGTACTGGGGCGATCCGGCCGCAACACGTCACTGCGACGAAGTACTGCTGAGCCCAGTAACACTCGCCCGCCGAATCTCGGGCCTGAAAGCCTGGCACGCTGCGACCATGCAACCCTGGCCCCAATACCGCAGTGGTGAAGACAATCTCATCGCCTACACGCTCGACTACATCGCCCGCGCACAGAAGGCCACGCCAGGGCGTGCACGAGCACTCTCCCTCAAAAAACTCGACGCCGCCGCGCGTGCTTTACCCGCCACTCCCCTAGGCCGCCGCAACAAAGCCATCCTGCTCACCGGGTTCTACGGCGCGTTCCGCCGCTCCGAACTCATCAGCATTGATCTTGCCGACGTGACCTTCGACGACGACCACGACGACGGGATGATCCTTCATCTCCGCGCATCCAAAACGGACCAGAAAGGCAGCGGCAGGTATATCCCCATTAACTACCAAGCCAGTGACACGTGCCCCGTCATGGCGGTGAAGCAGTGGCTGCAAATACGAGGCCAGCGACCGGGACCCCTGTTTACGAACATCGGCGGAAGCCGAAACGGCAACCGTGATGCCCGCCTCTCCCCCGCTACCATCACTCACATTGTCAAAAACGCAGTTCACGCGATCGGTGAAGACTCCAACACTTATAGCGCCCACTCGCTGCGCTCAGGATTCGTCACAACCGCGGCGAAGAAAGGCGTCCCTGTCAGACTCATCCGTCAGCAGACTGGCCACGCGTCCTACGAAATGCTCGACCGTTACATCCATACCACCGCCAACCTCACCGACAACGCCACTCGCTACCTGCGGTAA
- a CDS encoding ATP-dependent nuclease has protein sequence MEQSTMGLISSLEVGGLRGFADSQRSEFAIPDGKPGSGLTVLLGANNSGKSTVIEALRAVTRRQNSSFAASKRNQAFGDRVDLKLTLPSGVGSHLVSVEPSSSETRWEYGGGRGDHTYQAMFVQSRRGFDPMFGRTDIMARHSYLLNESEHRRRPQQLDSMFASRLFKIVGDPEAKTKFDELLAKVVVPCPNWTIDLADSDHYFIKFLLSGGASHTSDGVGEGIISLFSILDALYDSDDQDIIVIDEPELSLHPQLQKRLRTVLSEHATTRQIIYTTHSPYLIDWSDIENGARIARVYKNENGAVQIRQATPETLREVCRLGSDTNNPHALGLAANEVFFLEDGVILTEGQEDVVFFEKKIDKALGMRMEGSFFGWGVGGAEKMDMIMQMLSELGFRRVVAVFDGDKSATAARIREAFPGYHIAVLPADDIRTKPARKATSEKLGLWHDNQIDPQLRPRVEEMYKGVNEYLSG, from the coding sequence TTGGAGCAGAGCACTATGGGACTTATCTCGTCGCTTGAGGTCGGCGGTCTTCGGGGGTTTGCGGATTCGCAGAGGAGTGAGTTTGCGATTCCGGATGGCAAGCCCGGAAGCGGCCTCACAGTCTTGCTTGGGGCGAACAACAGCGGTAAGTCCACTGTCATTGAGGCCTTGCGTGCCGTCACCAGAAGGCAGAACTCGTCGTTCGCTGCGTCAAAGAGAAACCAGGCTTTCGGGGATAGGGTCGACCTGAAGCTGACCCTTCCGTCGGGTGTGGGAAGCCATCTTGTGTCCGTCGAGCCGTCGTCGAGCGAGACTCGCTGGGAATACGGGGGCGGTAGGGGAGACCACACATATCAGGCGATGTTCGTACAGTCCCGCCGTGGGTTCGACCCCATGTTCGGCAGGACCGACATAATGGCCCGGCACAGTTACCTGCTCAACGAGTCGGAGCACAGGCGGCGCCCGCAGCAGCTCGACAGCATGTTCGCCTCCAGGCTCTTCAAGATCGTGGGTGATCCCGAGGCGAAGACGAAGTTTGACGAGCTGCTTGCCAAGGTCGTCGTGCCCTGCCCGAATTGGACGATCGATCTGGCGGACAGCGACCATTACTTCATCAAGTTCCTCCTTTCTGGAGGCGCGTCACATACAAGCGACGGCGTCGGGGAGGGAATCATCAGCCTCTTCTCCATTCTCGATGCCCTCTACGACTCTGACGACCAAGACATCATCGTGATCGACGAACCCGAACTCTCGCTGCACCCGCAACTGCAGAAGCGACTGCGGACGGTGCTCTCGGAGCATGCAACGACACGACAGATCATCTACACAACGCATTCGCCGTATCTGATCGACTGGAGCGACATCGAGAACGGCGCAAGGATCGCACGGGTCTACAAGAACGAGAACGGGGCCGTGCAGATCAGACAAGCCACTCCTGAAACACTTCGGGAGGTCTGCAGGCTGGGATCGGACACCAATAATCCCCACGCCCTGGGGCTCGCAGCGAACGAGGTGTTCTTCCTGGAAGACGGGGTAATCCTCACCGAGGGCCAGGAAGACGTAGTGTTCTTCGAGAAGAAGATCGACAAGGCCCTCGGCATGCGGATGGAAGGCTCGTTCTTCGGCTGGGGCGTCGGCGGCGCCGAGAAAATGGACATGATCATGCAGATGCTGTCGGAGTTGGGCTTCCGACGTGTTGTCGCAGTCTTCGACGGCGACAAGTCCGCTACCGCAGCGAGGATCAGAGAAGCGTTCCCGGGCTATCACATTGCGGTTCTACCTGCTGATGACATCCGCACCAAGCCGGCCAGGAAGGCAACGAGCGAAAAGCTCGGCCTCTGGCACGACAACCAGATCGACCCGCAGCTCCGTCCCAGAGTTGAGGAAATGTACAAGGGCGTGAACGAGTATCTCAGCGGCTGA
- a CDS encoding MerR family transcriptional regulator, translating into MSAIKDVLDRYNVGLTEHDLAGELDAALRSLQHPGSAPLSAHELEYLTQHAGEGTDEVLAQWDPVDEQHRHAVAVARSVKDLVASSLSRTQAAQQLGVDPSGISRRIHEDALWSFKVGSRLRIPRWQFAGNALLPGLAEVVAAIPDDAHPLDIAAMMTSPHEFIDGHTPAQWLAAGRDPGVIVSMIEDFDRW; encoded by the coding sequence ATGTCGGCAATCAAAGATGTGCTTGACCGGTACAACGTGGGGTTGACGGAGCACGACTTGGCGGGGGAGCTTGACGCAGCACTGCGATCGCTTCAGCATCCCGGCTCCGCGCCGCTCTCCGCTCACGAACTGGAATACTTAACCCAGCATGCTGGTGAGGGCACCGATGAGGTGCTCGCGCAATGGGATCCCGTAGACGAACAGCATCGGCACGCCGTCGCCGTCGCCAGGTCTGTTAAGGATCTCGTTGCCAGTTCCCTGAGCCGGACGCAGGCAGCGCAGCAGCTAGGGGTCGATCCGTCGGGGATTTCACGCCGCATCCACGAGGATGCCCTGTGGTCGTTCAAAGTGGGTTCAAGGCTCCGCATTCCACGTTGGCAGTTCGCCGGGAACGCCTTACTTCCAGGGCTGGCTGAGGTCGTTGCGGCGATCCCGGATGATGCGCATCCCCTCGATATCGCCGCGATGATGACTAGCCCGCACGAATTTATCGATGGCCACACGCCAGCGCAGTGGCTTGCTGCTGGCCGCGACCCGGGCGTCATCGTCAGCATGATTGAAGACTTCGATCGGTGGTAA
- a CDS encoding RES family NAD+ phosphorylase has translation MVKPKVPREPHMPLVRNDGDIIEYADPVWRIHRTRGSHVLPWNMFREFGPVVSSRYDPHPPERGIHPGFGIMYTACSVHTAVAEVFQTTRRVNTVTGAPCLTSWTPVRPLKLLDLTQGWAVRNNAAYALTAAPRSTCRAWSRAIHQQWEDLDGLWAPSTMTGESMPVLYDRTAASIPSAPDFSRPLSHPMVWSLIERAAETLGYGAY, from the coding sequence GTGGTAAAACCGAAGGTTCCTCGTGAACCGCATATGCCGCTAGTCCGCAACGACGGTGACATCATCGAGTACGCCGATCCCGTGTGGAGAATCCACCGAACCCGCGGATCCCATGTCCTGCCGTGGAACATGTTTCGCGAATTCGGTCCAGTAGTGAGCTCGCGCTATGATCCGCACCCGCCGGAACGCGGAATCCACCCTGGTTTCGGCATCATGTACACCGCATGCAGTGTGCACACCGCGGTTGCGGAGGTATTTCAGACCACCCGCAGGGTCAACACCGTGACCGGTGCGCCCTGCCTGACTTCGTGGACGCCGGTCCGACCGCTGAAGTTACTTGATCTCACGCAGGGCTGGGCAGTCAGAAACAACGCCGCGTACGCGCTGACGGCGGCCCCGCGGTCGACCTGCCGGGCTTGGTCTCGTGCCATTCACCAACAGTGGGAAGACCTCGATGGGCTGTGGGCGCCGTCCACAATGACCGGTGAATCCATGCCGGTGCTCTACGACCGGACCGCAGCATCGATCCCGTCCGCACCTGATTTTTCGAGGCCTCTGTCTCATCCGATGGTGTGGTCACTGATTGAACGAGCCGCCGAAACACTCGGCTACGGTGCGTACTAA
- a CDS encoding RES family NAD+ phosphorylase produces the protein MLPHPPSVTELGALGIESGEVCALPPSQVVWRVHRTESSHSLPWNAFRMFGPVLRFDPQPYPRGEHPRRGVWYGALDVAGALAEAFQHSRVIDRSCESPYLTGFRFTRELRLLDVGGFGEGRWPTRVGGNFALASAPHSVTQRWARAIVAAHPDLDGLVYRGRFSGGPCIVLFRPVADAFPNRPLTSNPLSHPGIQIRLAAAAVRIGYSLV, from the coding sequence ATGCTGCCGCATCCACCTTCGGTGACGGAGTTGGGCGCGCTCGGAATCGAGTCCGGCGAGGTGTGCGCGCTGCCACCTAGCCAGGTGGTGTGGCGTGTCCACCGCACCGAGAGTAGCCACAGCCTGCCCTGGAACGCTTTTCGCATGTTTGGTCCGGTGCTCCGTTTCGATCCGCAGCCATACCCCCGAGGAGAGCATCCCCGGCGTGGGGTGTGGTACGGAGCCCTCGATGTTGCTGGCGCGCTCGCGGAAGCGTTCCAGCACAGCCGGGTGATCGATCGCAGTTGTGAATCCCCGTATCTCACTGGGTTCCGGTTCACGCGTGAGCTGCGGCTTCTTGATGTCGGCGGGTTCGGTGAGGGCCGGTGGCCGACCCGCGTGGGCGGCAACTTCGCGCTGGCGAGCGCGCCGCACAGCGTCACGCAGCGGTGGGCCCGCGCGATCGTGGCTGCACACCCCGATCTGGATGGTCTTGTGTATCGGGGCCGATTTTCCGGTGGCCCCTGCATTGTGCTGTTCAGACCGGTTGCGGATGCCTTCCCCAATCGTCCTTTGACCTCGAACCCGTTATCGCATCCGGGGATCCAGATCCGGCTTGCCGCCGCCGCGGTCCGGATCGGCTACAGCCTCGTCTAA
- a CDS encoding nucleoside hydrolase: protein MREVVVDTDCGVDDALALLILLRDPDVHVAAVISSAGNCSAAQAARNAAAVLAAADHSGVPIAAGIEPDGKDYSQSPHGSDGLGNTGLGVSSAELSALPAPALISEMADPTRDLLCLAPLTNVAAALRDDPGVLERYRRVVIMGGMGPRANTDRVLAGYPQFLIKGDTNTNHDPAATAAVAAAAGAVVWVGMNVTAPLHVPFTLFERAEGVLGEFVRSISAGYAEYATRMYESAELIVTAHDSVAAAVLAQPGVVVESEKGTGEVIRADGCSALWATGDGPHEFATAVDYQAVLERIQQTIGAC, encoded by the coding sequence GTGCGCGAGGTGGTTGTCGACACTGACTGTGGCGTTGATGACGCGCTGGCGTTGCTGATACTCCTGCGTGATCCAGACGTTCATGTTGCGGCCGTCATATCGTCGGCGGGGAACTGTTCTGCTGCGCAGGCAGCCCGCAACGCGGCAGCCGTGTTGGCTGCCGCCGACCATTCGGGTGTGCCTATCGCTGCCGGGATCGAGCCTGACGGCAAGGACTACAGCCAGTCACCGCACGGCAGTGACGGTCTGGGAAACACGGGTCTGGGAGTCTCCTCGGCTGAGTTGTCCGCTCTGCCAGCTCCGGCGCTGATCAGTGAGATGGCAGATCCGACCCGCGACTTACTCTGTCTGGCACCGTTGACGAATGTCGCGGCCGCGCTTCGGGATGACCCAGGCGTTCTGGAGCGGTATCGCCGGGTCGTCATTATGGGCGGCATGGGACCGCGCGCGAATACCGATCGTGTTCTCGCGGGCTACCCCCAGTTCCTGATCAAGGGTGACACGAACACAAACCATGATCCCGCCGCAACGGCCGCTGTCGCCGCGGCCGCGGGTGCTGTGGTGTGGGTGGGGATGAATGTCACCGCACCGCTGCATGTGCCGTTTACGCTGTTCGAACGTGCTGAAGGGGTTCTGGGCGAGTTTGTCCGCTCCATTTCTGCGGGGTACGCCGAGTACGCGACCCGCATGTACGAAAGTGCAGAATTGATTGTTACGGCGCATGATTCGGTTGCTGCTGCGGTGCTGGCACAGCCCGGTGTTGTGGTCGAGTCCGAGAAAGGAACCGGCGAAGTCATTCGCGCTGACGGGTGTTCGGCGCTGTGGGCTACAGGGGACGGGCCGCACGAGTTCGCCACCGCGGTCGACTATCAGGCGGTGCTGGAGCGGATCCAGCAGACGATAGGGGCATGCTGA
- a CDS encoding helix-turn-helix domain-containing protein, with protein MDEDAADRLARAVRERRKELGLSQSQLHGRGGPSGPTLVRIEHAEVPLPGPVTLAKLDRALGWTPGSANAVVEDGTEPNLSEQQPWIPGRGSTTVPITVVTDLIGVADRIGQLAEDTSTTLSELRHRLRAAQRDLAVILHPIYGAYLTHLLERNRRDGAADLNPLVPVFEQLLRTSESTEDIGERQYRRWLVGMFEPDEETKQRFHARWKAATTQ; from the coding sequence ATGGATGAGGATGCTGCGGATCGTCTGGCCCGCGCGGTGCGGGAGCGGCGGAAAGAACTGGGGCTCAGTCAGTCTCAGCTCCATGGGAGGGGCGGACCGTCCGGGCCGACTCTTGTCAGGATCGAGCACGCTGAGGTGCCCCTGCCCGGTCCTGTGACGCTCGCGAAGCTTGACCGGGCGCTCGGCTGGACGCCGGGGTCAGCGAACGCGGTCGTCGAGGACGGGACAGAGCCTAACCTGTCAGAACAGCAACCGTGGATTCCCGGACGAGGCTCCACCACCGTTCCGATCACGGTTGTTACGGACTTGATTGGCGTGGCCGACCGCATCGGTCAGCTCGCTGAAGACACCAGCACCACTCTGTCCGAGCTACGACACCGGTTGCGCGCCGCCCAACGCGACCTCGCCGTCATCCTGCATCCCATCTACGGGGCGTACCTCACGCATCTCCTTGAAAGAAACCGTCGGGACGGTGCCGCTGACCTCAATCCGCTCGTGCCGGTCTTCGAGCAGCTCCTCAGAACCAGCGAGAGCACCGAAGACATCGGGGAGCGGCAATACAGGCGCTGGCTCGTGGGTATGTTCGAGCCTGACGAGGAGACCAAGCAGCGTTTTCACGCACGCTGGAAGGCAGCGACGACACAGTGA
- a CDS encoding helix-turn-helix domain-containing protein, translating to MSRRVMRGFRGERLREMREACGISQQDLARMADLSAGLIVGRWENGERSPQVDLLARVARVLNKPIEYFVDISPEERFLGDLRILRGLTQPALAARIGISTGSLAELERGQKRLPPEVAQRLAGVLDFPVEAVIAAHEAVRTRPPGTPP from the coding sequence GTGAGCAGGCGTGTCATGCGGGGCTTCCGGGGTGAGCGACTCCGCGAGATGCGCGAAGCGTGCGGGATATCGCAGCAGGACCTTGCGCGCATGGCGGATTTGAGCGCCGGGCTGATCGTTGGACGGTGGGAGAACGGTGAACGCTCGCCGCAGGTCGACCTCCTGGCGCGTGTTGCCCGCGTCCTGAATAAGCCGATCGAATATTTCGTCGACATCTCCCCTGAGGAGCGATTCCTTGGTGACCTGCGCATCCTGCGCGGGCTTACTCAGCCCGCTCTCGCGGCGCGCATCGGCATTTCTACCGGATCGCTCGCCGAACTGGAACGAGGCCAGAAGCGCCTGCCCCCTGAAGTCGCGCAGCGCCTTGCCGGCGTGCTCGACTTCCCCGTCGAGGCGGTCATCGCCGCGCACGAAGCTGTGCGCACCCGCCCGCCTGGTACCCCACCCTGA
- a CDS encoding cutinase family protein yields MSLFRQLSAAAAAAIATAAVTAAPAHASADWRDQLVDSCPGLYVLAMQGTGQSSPSAPVKTDTGALSEVLSPFLDRARRAGVQVDRAYVPYPAGFGGMVPGGPEPYIDSVAKGVDNLESAAERVLADCPGTRIAAIGYSQGGHVASRFLSEIGSGASSIPASAVAAGAVFGSPTRGAGAGPFPGTQSASPAPVPGTGGEAVRSLPEPSYIAPEGAGIGPEEDIAADYGLLTGRVAEFCTPGDLACDAPVKAPIARAVVQVAGQTAIGGDPIVALETIGRSLSSSAFTVAVDTINEDIQVPGNALENLSIEPTKSISERVAAATAPNASIPAPDEALAALTKVGLVAANAVISVAQKVITPETIAQIAAVGLAHPPAAFAVLAAKVGEAAVEVIPPATVSRVVQQTFDIVSAELEENEDLFDLQALSTYARNPAAHGSYGSVPITAGGWSPTKFVAEWLTAAASDIEARTGTKPSETTAPATPSPQPSTTSHSSTAPSPTTIVSPSETEASSSGVVPAPQPGRLPIDSVTTREPGEAGQS; encoded by the coding sequence ATGTCCCTTTTTCGCCAGCTGAGTGCTGCAGCGGCCGCTGCTATCGCGACTGCAGCGGTTACTGCCGCTCCTGCGCATGCGTCTGCTGATTGGCGTGACCAGCTCGTAGACAGCTGCCCTGGCCTGTATGTCCTTGCGATGCAGGGGACGGGGCAATCGTCACCGAGTGCCCCCGTAAAGACAGATACCGGGGCATTGAGTGAGGTTCTGTCCCCATTTCTGGACCGGGCGCGCCGGGCAGGGGTGCAGGTTGACCGCGCTTACGTGCCGTATCCGGCTGGATTCGGCGGCATGGTTCCTGGCGGCCCCGAACCGTACATCGACTCGGTAGCCAAGGGTGTCGATAATCTGGAGTCCGCGGCGGAACGCGTTCTTGCTGACTGCCCGGGCACCAGAATTGCCGCGATCGGCTATTCGCAGGGCGGTCACGTAGCATCGAGGTTCCTCTCCGAAATCGGAAGCGGCGCAAGCTCGATCCCTGCCTCAGCAGTCGCCGCCGGAGCGGTGTTCGGCTCACCGACTCGCGGTGCGGGAGCGGGGCCATTCCCTGGCACGCAGTCGGCGTCGCCAGCCCCTGTGCCCGGCACGGGGGGAGAAGCTGTCCGGTCCCTGCCCGAGCCGTCCTACATCGCGCCGGAGGGCGCCGGAATTGGTCCGGAAGAAGATATCGCCGCCGATTACGGGCTGCTCACTGGGCGTGTGGCGGAGTTCTGCACACCTGGAGACCTAGCGTGTGACGCCCCGGTCAAAGCTCCGATCGCACGGGCGGTCGTGCAGGTTGCGGGGCAAACCGCTATCGGCGGTGACCCGATCGTTGCTCTGGAAACTATCGGCCGATCCCTTTCCAGCTCAGCGTTCACCGTGGCGGTCGACACGATCAACGAAGACATCCAGGTTCCCGGAAATGCGCTGGAGAACTTGTCAATTGAGCCGACGAAGTCCATCTCAGAGCGAGTCGCAGCAGCCACCGCACCCAACGCCAGCATTCCGGCCCCTGACGAAGCACTCGCGGCGCTGACAAAGGTGGGCCTTGTCGCCGCGAATGCGGTGATCTCGGTGGCGCAGAAGGTCATTACTCCTGAAACGATCGCGCAGATTGCTGCAGTCGGATTAGCGCACCCGCCAGCAGCTTTCGCGGTTCTGGCCGCGAAAGTCGGAGAAGCGGCAGTTGAGGTGATTCCTCCAGCGACCGTATCCCGCGTCGTGCAGCAGACATTCGACATTGTCTCAGCGGAACTCGAGGAAAATGAAGATCTGTTCGACTTGCAGGCGCTATCGACTTACGCCCGCAACCCAGCAGCGCATGGCTCGTACGGGTCTGTACCGATCACCGCGGGGGGCTGGTCCCCAACGAAGTTCGTCGCTGAGTGGCTGACAGCGGCAGCTTCGGATATCGAGGCGCGAACCGGTACGAAGCCTTCTGAGACGACCGCTCCAGCGACACCATCACCTCAACCGTCGACGACATCCCACTCATCGACTGCGCCTTCGCCAACAACGATTGTTTCTCCTTCGGAAACCGAAGCGTCGTCATCAGGGGTGGTACCGGCACCACAGCCCGGGCGACTGCCGATCGACTCCGTCACAACACGTGAGCCAGGGGAGGCCGGGCAGTCGTGA
- a CDS encoding SCO6880 family protein — translation MSETPAFLTYGGWRKPRSAGVWGATFGTTMVVLAAFVFWFLAGLIFGFLVTVAGGLLSAIVIAPLLVVHDGRSGYERLLMRWQFWRASRRGEHVYSSGPFSRIPGGRYRLPGVLADTELVEGVDDQNRRFGMIHMPDKHLSTIVLEAFPQGAEAFDQATIDNAVGQWARLLSAAGSDGDIAALVAVVETLPETGIELYETVAANVRVDAPQLARDSMYELATGLISGGVRLTARIAVTFVAQTEERRADPLEQAVEIGRRLGGLTGMAARAGVPCTPMPAEDIAAFVRRSYEPGALGDIETGLYSEAGTGVAWADAGPRTQIEERDRLLHDGAVSVTWEMREAPKDAVTEDVLYQLLQPDSRLPIKRVALIYRPHSAGDAAELVDKDYKDALTARSSARGIASAQAELDVASTEQARIEKARGHGLTRFGILITVTQPHEDADVPRVDEIVRDLSKQCSLAVRRSFCWQAPAFAASLGVGVIPPEHSTIPKFLAG, via the coding sequence GTGAGCGAAACACCGGCTTTCCTGACCTACGGCGGGTGGCGTAAACCGCGGTCAGCGGGCGTGTGGGGCGCCACGTTCGGCACAACGATGGTTGTGCTGGCCGCGTTTGTTTTCTGGTTTCTGGCAGGTCTGATTTTCGGCTTCCTCGTCACGGTGGCCGGCGGGCTGCTTTCGGCGATAGTGATCGCGCCGCTGCTCGTGGTGCACGACGGCCGGTCAGGTTACGAAAGGTTACTGATGCGCTGGCAATTCTGGCGGGCTAGCCGCCGCGGCGAGCATGTTTATTCCAGCGGCCCGTTCTCACGGATTCCGGGTGGCCGTTACCGGCTTCCCGGCGTTTTGGCTGATACAGAACTCGTCGAGGGTGTGGATGATCAGAACCGCAGGTTCGGGATGATTCACATGCCCGATAAGCACCTATCGACGATCGTGCTGGAGGCATTTCCGCAAGGAGCGGAGGCGTTCGATCAAGCGACAATCGACAACGCCGTGGGGCAGTGGGCGCGGCTGCTTTCTGCAGCGGGCAGTGACGGTGATATCGCCGCTCTCGTCGCGGTCGTTGAAACGCTGCCCGAGACGGGGATCGAGCTTTACGAGACGGTCGCAGCGAACGTGCGCGTTGACGCGCCGCAGCTGGCACGCGATTCGATGTACGAACTGGCGACAGGTCTGATCAGCGGCGGGGTGCGCCTGACCGCACGGATAGCGGTCACGTTTGTCGCACAGACAGAGGAGCGGCGCGCTGATCCGCTGGAGCAGGCAGTTGAAATCGGTCGTCGCCTCGGCGGCCTGACCGGGATGGCGGCGCGTGCTGGTGTGCCCTGTACGCCGATGCCAGCCGAAGACATCGCCGCGTTTGTGAGGCGATCGTATGAGCCGGGCGCGCTCGGTGATATCGAAACGGGCCTGTATTCCGAGGCGGGCACAGGTGTGGCATGGGCCGACGCGGGGCCACGCACCCAGATTGAGGAGCGCGACCGTCTGCTCCATGACGGCGCGGTGTCGGTGACGTGGGAAATGCGGGAGGCCCCAAAGGATGCCGTCACCGAGGACGTGCTGTATCAACTGCTGCAACCGGATTCACGACTGCCGATAAAGCGCGTCGCGCTTATCTATCGGCCGCACTCGGCCGGCGACGCGGCCGAGCTTGTCGACAAAGACTACAAAGACGCGCTGACGGCGCGGTCGTCTGCGCGGGGTATTGCGTCAGCCCAGGCTGAGCTGGACGTGGCATCAACAGAGCAGGCCCGTATCGAGAAGGCCCGCGGACATGGGCTGACGCGCTTCGGGATTCTGATCACGGTGACGCAGCCGCACGAGGACGCGGACGTACCGCGCGTCGACGAAATCGTGCGTGACCTCTCCAAGCAGTGCTCACTCGCGGTGCGCCGCAGCTTTTGCTGGCAAGCGCCCGCTTTCGCGGCATCTCTCGGGGTCGGGGTGATCCCGCCAGAACACTCCACGATCCCGAAGTTCCTCGCGGGCTAA